A single genomic interval of Mycolicibacterium holsaticum DSM 44478 = JCM 12374 harbors:
- a CDS encoding polyadenylate-specific 3'-exoribonuclease AS, whose product MRYFYDTEFIDDGRTIDLISIGVVAEDGREYYAVSTEFDPDRAGKWVRKHVLPKLPSPSSAVWRSRRQIRAELETFFGVDGAEPIELWAWVGAYDHVVLCQLWGPMTELPPAMPRFTRELRQLWEDRGAPRIPPRPDDAHDALVDARDNLLRFRLITQGPGAAEGPAQRQ is encoded by the coding sequence GTGCGCTACTTCTATGACACCGAGTTCATCGACGACGGCCGGACCATCGATTTGATCTCCATCGGGGTCGTCGCCGAGGATGGGCGTGAATACTACGCTGTCTCAACGGAATTCGATCCGGACCGGGCGGGAAAATGGGTCCGCAAGCACGTGCTGCCCAAGCTGCCGTCGCCGTCGTCTGCGGTGTGGCGGTCGCGTAGGCAGATCCGCGCGGAGCTGGAGACGTTCTTCGGCGTCGACGGCGCCGAGCCGATCGAGCTGTGGGCGTGGGTCGGCGCCTACGACCACGTGGTGCTGTGCCAGTTGTGGGGCCCGATGACCGAGCTGCCGCCCGCGATGCCGCGCTTCACCCGCGAACTGCGCCAGCTGTGGGAGGACCGCGGTGCGCCGCGGATACCGCCGCGGCCCGACGACGCCCACGACGCGCTGGTCGACGCGCGCGACAACCTGCTGCGGTTCCGGCTGATCACCCAGGGCCCGGGTGCCGCAGAAGGCCCAGCCCAGCGGCAATAA
- a CDS encoding class II 3-deoxy-7-phosphoheptulonate synthase has protein sequence MNWTVDVPIDQLPALPPLPEELRQRLDAALAKPAVQQPSWDAEQAKTMRTVLESVPPVTVPAEVERLKGLLADVARGEAFLLQGGDCAETFVNNTEPHIRANIRTLLQMAVVLTYGASVPVVKMARIAGQYAKPRSSDIDALGLKSYRGDMVNGFAPDAAAREHDPSRLVRAYANASAAMNLVRALTASGLASLHQVHDWNREFVRTSPAGARYEALAGEIDRGLTFMSACGVDDQNLQTAEIYASHEALVLDYERAMLRLSTEDAEGMTGEHQPKLYDLSAHYVWIGERTRQLDGAHIAFAEVIANPIGVKIGPTMTPELAVEYVERLDPANVPGRLTLVTRMGNNKVRDTLPPIIEKVQATGHQVIWQCDPMHGNTHESSTGYKTRHFDRIVDEVQGFFEVHRALGTHPGGIHVEITGENVTECLGGAQDISDTDLAGRYETACDPRLNTQQSLELAFLVAEMLRD, from the coding sequence GTGAACTGGACCGTGGACGTACCCATCGACCAGCTGCCCGCGTTGCCCCCGTTACCCGAGGAGCTACGCCAACGGTTGGACGCCGCGTTGGCCAAGCCGGCGGTGCAACAGCCCAGCTGGGATGCCGAGCAGGCCAAGACCATGCGCACGGTGTTGGAGAGCGTCCCGCCGGTGACGGTGCCCGCCGAGGTGGAGCGGCTCAAGGGCCTGCTCGCCGACGTCGCCCGCGGCGAGGCGTTTTTGCTGCAGGGCGGCGACTGCGCCGAGACGTTCGTCAACAACACCGAACCGCATATCCGCGCCAACATCCGGACCCTGCTGCAGATGGCGGTGGTGTTGACCTACGGCGCGAGCGTCCCGGTGGTCAAGATGGCCCGGATCGCCGGCCAGTACGCCAAGCCGCGGTCCTCGGACATCGACGCGCTTGGCTTGAAGTCCTACCGCGGCGACATGGTCAACGGCTTTGCACCGGATGCCGCGGCCCGCGAGCACGACCCGTCGCGGCTGGTCCGCGCGTACGCCAACGCCAGCGCCGCGATGAACCTGGTGCGGGCGTTGACCGCGTCGGGCCTGGCGTCGCTGCACCAGGTGCACGACTGGAACCGCGAGTTCGTCCGCACCTCGCCTGCCGGTGCCCGCTACGAGGCGCTGGCAGGCGAGATCGACCGCGGGCTGACGTTCATGAGCGCCTGCGGCGTCGACGACCAGAACCTGCAGACCGCCGAGATCTACGCCAGCCATGAGGCGCTGGTACTGGACTACGAGCGCGCGATGCTGCGGTTGTCCACCGAAGACGCCGAGGGGATGACCGGGGAACACCAGCCCAAGCTCTACGACCTCTCGGCGCACTACGTGTGGATCGGGGAGCGGACCCGTCAACTCGACGGCGCCCATATCGCGTTCGCCGAGGTGATCGCCAACCCGATCGGCGTCAAGATCGGTCCGACGATGACGCCGGAACTGGCCGTGGAGTACGTCGAGCGCCTCGATCCGGCCAACGTGCCGGGCCGGCTGACATTGGTGACCCGGATGGGCAACAACAAGGTTCGCGATACGTTGCCGCCGATCATCGAGAAGGTGCAGGCCACCGGCCACCAGGTGATCTGGCAGTGCGATCCGATGCACGGCAACACCCATGAGTCCTCCACCGGGTACAAGACCCGCCACTTCGACCGGATCGTCGACGAGGTGCAGGGATTCTTCGAGGTGCACCGCGCGCTGGGCACCCACCCCGGCGGCATCCACGTCGAGATCACCGGCGAGAACGTGACGGAGTGCCTCGGCGGCGCACAGGACATCTCCGACACCGACCTGGCGGGCCGCTACGAGACCGCGTGCGACCCGCGGCTCAACACCCAGCAGAGCCTGGAGTTGGCGTTCCTGGTCGCCGAGATGCTGCGCGACTAG